GAGAGACCATCAAGTTTTACGCCGAAGCGGAGGACGTCTTGAGCCATCTGCCCAAGCTCGGCGTCCCGATGATCATGCGTCGGATCCAAAAGGGTGAACGCAAGGGCGATGCCAAGGTGTGGTCCTACCCTGGCATGGAAAAAGTGGTGCAGCAGATGCGCAAGAAGATCGACGGCGTGTCAAAGCTGTTCACGCTTGATGCCTGTCGACACGGCGGCATGACCGAACTCGAGGAAGCCGAACTGACGGACGGCCAGGGTCGTGCACTCTCGGGCCACAAGACCGCACAGGCCTATCGCGGCTATGCTAAGGAAACGATGATGCGAGCGTTGGCTGCGACCCGTAAGCGGCATGCACATCTCTCGGCGCAGAAGGAGCTCGATCAGCAGAATGCTGATGGAGCAGCATCACCGCGAGACGAAATGCAGACCTCCCCAACTTCGAAGACTAGCGTCCGATCCCAAGGATAGACTTGGCGCTTCGTTGAACGCTGCAAAAGGCGGCGGGCTTCTGCAACTGTCGATCCCGCACGCGACGTCAACGGCAGCGGTCGGAAGCTTGCAACGCGTAGACAGCGTTCATCCGCTCAATTCGTATTTTGATAAGTTGAGCGGCGTTCAACCCCCGACGACTTCGCATCGGTCGTCGACCAAAAACGAAACCAGCACAGAATTTCCAAATGCGAGGCAAACGGAATTTCCAAATGCGCTGGAAATTCTGCTTTGAGCAGGACCGTTTTCATAACAAGATCAGCGCGTTGGCTTTGGCTGGGGCGGGAGGGATCGAACCTCCGAATGGCGGAATCAAAATCCGCTGCCTTACCGCTTGGCTACGCCCCAACTGGCGACCGGAACTGGTGGAAGCGCGGGCTACCGCAGATTCCCTTCGGTCGCAGCCGGTCTATAGGGAGCGGCGCGGCATTTCAACCGCCTGGAGGGGCAAAATACCACCGGGCCGGGGGCGGCCGCGCCCCACTCTATTATAGGACCGGGCGGCGCCCGTTCCGCCCCCGCCTGCCGCCCATTGAGACCTCCGCCGTTTCATGGGAATACGGCGCCAATGATGTCCACGGGGAGTGAGCCATGACCTACCGCGCGCCGATTTCCGACATGCTGCTGTCGCTCAACCATGGCGCCGGCCTGAAGGCTGCCGTGGAAGCCGGCCATTACGGCGATTTCGACGCCGACATCGCCGCGGCCGTGCTGGAGGAAGCCGGCAAGTTCGCAACCGACGTGCTGGCGCCGCTCAACAAGGTCGGCGACGAGCACGGCATCAAGCTCGATGACGGCAAGGTCACGACCGCGCCGGGCTGGCCGGACGCCTACAAGCGCTGGACCGATGGCGGCTGGAACGCGGTCTCGGGCCCGGAAGGTTTCGGCGGCCAGGGCCTGCCGCTCGCGATCAACGCGGCCTGCACCGAGATCTGGAGCGCCTCCAACGTCGCCTTCGGCCTCTGCCCGCTGCTGACGGCCTCCGCGATCGAGGCGCTGGAAGCGCATGGCAGCGACGAGCTGAAGACAATCTATCTCGAGAAGCTCGTCACCGGCGAATGGACCGGCACGATGCAGCTCACCGAGCCGCAGGCCGGCTCCGATGTCGGCGCGCTGCGCACCCGCGCGGAGAAGCAGGCCGACGGCACCTATCGCATCAAGGGGACGAAGATCTTCATCACCTATGGTGAGCACGACATGACCGACAACATCGTGCATTTCGTGCTGGCGCGCCTGCCCGATGCGCCCGCCGGCACCAAGGGGATCTCGCTGTTCCTGGTGCCGAAGTTCATGGTCAATTCCGACGGCTCGCTGGGGCAGCGCAACGACATCTTCGCCTCTGGCGTCGAGCACAAGCTCGGCATGCATGCCTCGCCGACCTGCACCATGACCATGGGCGATCATGGCGGCGCCATCGGCTTTTTGATCGGCGAAGAGAACCAAGGCATGCGCTGCATGTTCACGATGATGAACCAGGCCCGCCTCGGCGTTGGCCTCGAGGGCGTCGGCGTTGCCGACCGCGCCTATCAGCAGGCCCTCGCCTATGCCCAGGAGCGCAAGCAGGGCCGCGCCGTCGGCAAGAAGGGCGACGGCTCGGACCCGATCTTCGTGCATCCCGACGTCAAGCGCATGCTGATGCGGATGCGGGCGCAGACGGCGGCCGCGCGCACCATCTGCTATGCCACCGCCGTGGCACTGGACGTCTCCATCCGCGCCAGGGATCCCAAGGTTCGTGCCGATGCTGCCGCGCGCGCGGCGCTGCTGACGCCGATGGCAAAGGGCTATTCCACCGACATCGGCAACGAGGTCGCCTATCTCGGCGTGCAGGTGCATGGCGGCATGGGCTTCATCGAGGAAACTGGCGCTGCGCAGCACTATCGCGATGCGCGCATCACCGCGATCTACGAGGGCACCAACGGCATCCAGGCGATCGATCTCGTGACGCGCAAGCTCGCGGCCAATGGCGGCGCTGCGGTGTGGGCGCTGCTCGACGAACTCGCAGCGACCGTCAAGCAGGTGGAGACGTCCAACGATCCCGCTTTCGGCACCACGGGCGTAAAATTGCGCGAGGCGCTGGAGGCCTTGACGCGCACCAGCAAATGGCTGCTCGAGCGCGTGACCTCCGCGCCGAACGAGGCGCTCGCCGGCGCAACCCCGTATCTGCAGCAGTTCGGCGCGACGCTCGGCGGCTGTATGCTGGCCTCCGAAGCGCTCGCCGCGAAGGCCGACGGCCTTGGCGATGCGCCACGCTACGTCTCGCTCGCACGCTTCTTCGCCGAGAACATCGCCGTGCAGGCCGGCGCGCTCGAGCGCACCGTGACGGAGAGCGCGGACTCGGTCGCGGCGGCGGATGCGGTGTTGTTGTAGGCGACGTTCCGCTTTGACTGCGATGTAATGGGAGGCATCTCCACTCCCCGCTGTCATTCCCCGCCACCGGGTCTCGCCTTCGGCGAGCCCGATGACAGGCTCCGGCGGGGAATCCAGTACGCCGTGGCTTCTCGGTCAATCACCGATGTCTCGGAGTACTGGATCGCCCGATCAAGTCGGGCGACGACATCGCGTGTGTGCTAAGCGCCTACCACAAGCGAAGCTTTCCCGGATCGCGCTTCGCTCCATCCGGGCTACGAAGCCACGACCTTCACGCGTCTCCCCGGCCGCCACAGCACGATGCCCGCGGCCACCAGATCCAGCATCACGCACATCGAAAACGCCGTCGTGTAATTGCCGGTAAAACTGTGCACGAGGCCGACGATGCCGGGGCCGAAGGCGCTGACGATACCGCTGATCGAGGTGCCCAATCCCATCGCCGCCGCGAAGGCGGTGGAGCCGATCTCGCGCTGGATGATCAGCGGTGGGAACGTGATCATGTTGCCGATCGAGAAGCCATAGACGGCGCAGCACAGCAGCAGCACCGTCGGGCTGGTGGTCTGCAGGAGCACGAACAGCGCCGCCGCCTGGCTCGTCATCGACGCCGCGCAAGCGAGCCGGGGATCGAGCCGGTCCACGAACAGGCCGAGCGATAGGCGGCCGACCACCGCCATCGCCGCCATGATGGTGACCGCAAGGCCGGCGGCGTGACGGCCGATCAGCGGCTCGAGGAACGCCACCTGGTGGATGATGAATCCCATCTGCGCCAGCAGCGCGATGGCGATCGGCAGCACCATGGTCCAGAACGCCGCGTTGGCGAGCAGGGTCCTGCGTGAATGCGCCGGCGCGGCCACACCGCCCGCGGCCGCACGCCCACCGGGGGCCGGCGACATCCCTGCGGGCCAGCCGATGAAGCCCACGACCACCGGCAGCACCAGCCCCACCATCACGATCGTCGCCGCGAGCATCGCCGAGCGGAAGCCGATGCTGCTCGTCAGCGACAGCAGCAGTGGCACGAGGATGATGCCGCCGCAAGTTGCGCCGTTGAACGCGAGGCTGAGCGCGAGCCCGCGGCGCCGCTCGAACCAGGCGTTCAGCACCGTCGCGATCACCACGGTGCCCATGCCGGCCCAGCCGACCGCCATCAGCGCATAGGCGAGATAGAGCTGCCACGGCGTCTGCATCAGCGCCAGCAGCGCGGTTGAAGCGCCGAGCGCCGACAGGCCGCACAGGATCAGCGCGCGCAGCCCGATGCGGGCGAGCAGATCGTCGGTGAAGATGACGAGGACGGAGGTCAGCAGGAACGAGAAGGTGCTGGCGGCGGAGACCAGCGTGCCCGGCCAGCCATGAGCGCGCTGCAGCTCGGCAAGATAGACGCCCTGGCCGTAAAGGCCGAAGCCGAACGTGAAGAAGGCCATCAGGAAGCAGGCCAGCACCACGCGCCAGCCGCGATAACGCAGCGAGGATTCGTCAACTCCCGTTGCGGCAATCATCGGTCGAGCGATCGGCCAAGATGAACGACATGCGCAACCCTCCCCCACAACCAACGGTTTTTCAAATGAAACATTGTAGCCAATTGTTGCAATGCGCAACGGCTCGTGAGACACCATGCGGCGAGCGCCATACGCCCGCCTCACGGGGTCGTTCCCGAAAAGGTCGAGCTGCCGCATTGGCACGCCTGCAAGATCATGTAGGCTGAGGCTTGAGAGACTCGCCAGCA
This is a stretch of genomic DNA from Bradyrhizobium sp. CB2312. It encodes these proteins:
- a CDS encoding MFS transporter, with product MIAATGVDESSLRYRGWRVVLACFLMAFFTFGFGLYGQGVYLAELQRAHGWPGTLVSAASTFSFLLTSVLVIFTDDLLARIGLRALILCGLSALGASTALLALMQTPWQLYLAYALMAVGWAGMGTVVIATVLNAWFERRRGLALSLAFNGATCGGIILVPLLLSLTSSIGFRSAMLAATIVMVGLVLPVVVGFIGWPAGMSPAPGGRAAAGGVAAPAHSRRTLLANAAFWTMVLPIAIALLAQMGFIIHQVAFLEPLIGRHAAGLAVTIMAAMAVVGRLSLGLFVDRLDPRLACAASMTSQAAALFVLLQTTSPTVLLLCCAVYGFSIGNMITFPPLIIQREIGSTAFAAAMGLGTSISGIVSAFGPGIVGLVHSFTGNYTTAFSMCVMLDLVAAGIVLWRPGRRVKVVAS
- a CDS encoding acyl-CoA dehydrogenase → MTYRAPISDMLLSLNHGAGLKAAVEAGHYGDFDADIAAAVLEEAGKFATDVLAPLNKVGDEHGIKLDDGKVTTAPGWPDAYKRWTDGGWNAVSGPEGFGGQGLPLAINAACTEIWSASNVAFGLCPLLTASAIEALEAHGSDELKTIYLEKLVTGEWTGTMQLTEPQAGSDVGALRTRAEKQADGTYRIKGTKIFITYGEHDMTDNIVHFVLARLPDAPAGTKGISLFLVPKFMVNSDGSLGQRNDIFASGVEHKLGMHASPTCTMTMGDHGGAIGFLIGEENQGMRCMFTMMNQARLGVGLEGVGVADRAYQQALAYAQERKQGRAVGKKGDGSDPIFVHPDVKRMLMRMRAQTAAARTICYATAVALDVSIRARDPKVRADAAARAALLTPMAKGYSTDIGNEVAYLGVQVHGGMGFIEETGAAQHYRDARITAIYEGTNGIQAIDLVTRKLAANGGAAVWALLDELAATVKQVETSNDPAFGTTGVKLREALEALTRTSKWLLERVTSAPNEALAGATPYLQQFGATLGGCMLASEALAAKADGLGDAPRYVSLARFFAENIAVQAGALERTVTESADSVAAADAVLL